Proteins from a genomic interval of Rosa chinensis cultivar Old Blush chromosome 2, RchiOBHm-V2, whole genome shotgun sequence:
- the LOC112185592 gene encoding glucuronokinase 1, translating to MDHHRDQNSETASSEPAAIEHRAYARVGLLGNPSDVYYGCTISFSLGNFWASVRLHPSDDLVIQPHPTHDLVVFRSLPHLVNRLDNEGYYGGVRLLMAICKVFFDYCKEKEIHLDSRNFTLSYDTNIPRQMGLSGSSAIVCAALSCLLDFYKVRHLIKVEVRPGIVLGAEKQLGIVAGLQDRVAQVYGGLVYMEFDKEHMDTLGHGIYTPMDVCLLPPLYLIYAENPSDSGKVHSTVRQRWLNGDEFIISSMKEVADIAQEGRKALLEKDYTKLAALMNSNFDLRRRMFGDDALGALNIEMVEVARRVGAASKFTGSGGAVVVFCPDGSSQVKLLEDACLSAGFKLEPIKVIPSLLNEVDLQTLSK from the exons ATGGATCATCATCGTGATCAGAATAGCGAAACGGCGTCGTCGGAGCCGGCGGCCATAGAGCACAGGGCCTACGCCAGGGTGGGTCTGCTCGGCAACCCCAGCGATGTCTACTATGGCTGTACGATCTCTTTCAGCCTCGGCAACTTCTGGGCCTCCGTCCGATTACACCCCTCCGATGACCTCGTCATCCAGCCCCACCCCACCCACGACCTCGTCGTCTTCAGATCTCTCCCCCACCTG GTGAATCGGCTAGACAATGAGGGTTATTATGGCGGTGTTCGATTACTGATGGCAATTTGCAAAGTGTTTTTTGATTATTGCAAGGAAAAAGAGATCCATCTGGACTCGAGAAACTTCACTCTTTCATATGATACTAATATCCCTCGCCAG atGGGACTATCGGGGTCTAGTGCTATTGTGTGTGCAGCCCTTAGCTGCCTTCTTGACTTCTACAAGGTTAGGCATTTGATCAAAGTGGAGGTCAGGCCTGGCATTGTCCTCGGCGCGGAGAAACAGCTCGGCATTGTTGCTGGTCTTCAAGATCGGGTTGCACAGGTTTATGGAGGCCTTGTTTACATG GAATTTGATAAGGAACACATGGATACTTTGGGGCATGGCATTTACACACCCATGGATGTTTGTCTTCTGCCGCCTCTATATCTCATATATGCCGAGAATCCAAGCGATTCTGGGAAG GTACACAGTACAGTTCGCCAAAGGTGGCTCAATGGCGATGAGTTTATAATATCATCAATGAAAGAGGTAGCAGATATTGCACAAGAAGGAAGGAAAGCCTTACTCGAAAAGGACTACACTAAACTAGCAGCTCTCATGAACTCTAATTTTGATCTTAGAAG ACGCATGTTTGGAGATGACGCTCTTGGTGCTTTAAACATAGAAATGGTAGAGGTCGCCCGAAGGGTGGGTGCAGCCTCGAAATTCACAGGTAGTGGAGGAGCTGTGGTTGTATTTTGCCCTGATGGTTCTTCACAAGTGAAGCTATTAGAGGATGCATGTCTAAGTGCTGGTTTTAAATTAGAACCAATTAAAGTTATTCCCTCCCTTCTAAATGAGGTTGATCTTCAAACCCTGTCAAAATAA
- the LOC112185593 gene encoding uncharacterized protein LOC112185593 — protein sequence MESTSSAAWQNDDVWELRRDDDGFVYKRKKRRRLDDDPAPPPPSSAADLPDDTEARRREWREKALLKLKTQYTAEIEHWELLSNRLKEMEEKTSQIQRRRLEQRERDQTASFDGSGVERNQCLESVLDELLLQAEAQESIIADVSSLCDTVEAMCRTEEEDVAQSLIDLPIWGSPRELMRSLCDG from the exons ATGGAGTCAACATCATCCGCGGCCTGGCAAAACGACGACGTATGGGAGCTCCGCCGCGACGACGACGGCTTCGTCTACAAGCGCAAGAAGAGGCGCCGCCTCGACGACGACCCCGCCCCACCGCCTCCGTCCTCCGCCGCAGATCTCCCGGACGACACCGAGGCCCGCCGGAGAGAGTGGAGGGAGAAGGCTCTGCTGAAGCTGAAGACTCAGTACACGGCCGAGATTGAGCACTGGGAGCTTTTATCGAACAGGCTGAAGGAAATGGAGGAGAAGACGAGTCAGATTCAGCGGCGGCGATTAGAGCAGCGAGAACGAGACCAAACGGCGTCGTTTGATGGTTCTGGCGTGGAGAGGAACCAGTGCTTGGAGTCGGTGCTGGACGAGCTGCTCTTGCAG GCCGAAGCTCAGGAATCGATCATTGCTGATGTTTCAAGTTTGTGTGACACGGTGGAAGCAATGTGTCGTACGGAAGAGGAAGATGTAGCTCAGTCTTTGATCGATCTTCCAATCTGGGGCTCACCACGCGAGCTCATGAGATCGCTTTGTGATGGGTGA
- the LOC112185300 gene encoding uncharacterized protein LOC112185300, translating to MPRVGFSLSVSSVPSARHTLPPSPTPTNPHPHPHQNQPLLSSHTPSFSTTSTPFPLQYDLIINRPTQSSLDRRPARAAKPGSSGSESDSPENPNELGFDNWLDQKLDPMEKKKRKYYNKRRKRMYGGDSEEEEEKRREGERLVELKPEVVEFNTLHKREEELYFYDAFAYPWEKDKHYKMVYQLEKKFYPDQCLDKAFLEPGAANCNLSRKKKERGGGDDKGMVFFEGKGEGESREPAAAAKDVAEKKVEEFFKCLKKVPKAVSDEGEPYLLTRSSELPPRWDGPFGTVVLVNKPKGWTSFTVCGKLRRLVKVKKVGHAGTLDPMATGLLIVCVGKATKVVDSYQGMTKGYSGVFRLGEATSTWDADSPVIQREPWEHIKDEDIKKTAASFCGEIWQVPPMFSAIKVGGEKMYEKARRGESIELSPRRISIYQFDIERSLDDRQNLIFRVTCSKGTYIRSLCADLGKALGSCAHLTALRRDSIGEYSADNAWDFKELEDAITKTYF from the exons ATGCCCCGAGTTGGTTTCAG tctctctgtctcttctgTTCCTTCGGCCCGCCACACTCTCCCGCCTTCTCCCACACCCACCAACCCTCACCCTCACCCGCACCAGAACCAACCCCTTCTCTCCTCCCATACGCCGTCGTTTTCAACCACCTCCACTCCATTCCCACTCCAGTACGACCTCATCATCAACCGCCCCACCCAATCCTCGCTCGACCGCCGCCCCGCCCGCGCCGCCAAACCCGGCTCATCCGGGTCGGAGTCCGATTCCCCGGAAAATCCCAACGAATTGGGGTTCGACAACTGGCTGGACCAGAAGCTCGATccgatggagaagaagaagaggaagtatTATAACAAGCGGAGGAAGCGGATGTACGGCGGCGattcggaggaggaggaggagaagcggCGGGAGGGGGAGAGGCTGGTGGAGCTGAAGCCGGAGGTGGTGGAGTTCAACACGTTGCACAAGAGAGAGGAGGAGCTCTACTTCTACGATGCGTTTGCGTATCCGTGGGAGAAGGACAAGCATTACAAGATGGTGTACCAGCTGGAGAAGAAGTTCTATCCCGACCAGTGTCTGGACAAAGCGTTTCTCGAACCCGGTGCAGCGAATTGCAATCTGagtaggaagaagaaagagcgtggtggtggtgatgataAGGGAATGGTGTTTTTCGAGGGGAAGGGGGAGGGAGAATCGAGAGAACCGGCCGCTGCGGCGAAGGATGTTGCGGAGAAGAAGGTGGAGGAGTTTTTCAAGTGTTTGAAGAAAGTGCCGAAGGCAGTCAGTGATGAGGGGGAGCCGTATCTGTTGACAAGGAGTAGCGAGCTTCCTCCGAGGTGGGACGGGCCGTTTGGGACTGTGGTTTTGGTGAACAAACCGAAAG GGTGGACGTCTTTTACTGTCTGTGGAAAGCTGCGGCGCCTAGTCAAAGTGAAGAAG GTAGGGCATGCTGGTACGCTTGATCCGATGGCAACTGGTTTGTTAATTGTATGTGTTGGTAAAGCTACTAAGGTTGTAGATAG CTATCAAGGTATGACCAAGGGTTACAGTGGAGTTTTCCGTCTGGGGGAGGCTACTTCAACTTGGGATGCTGATTCACCG GTCATTCAGCGTGAGCCGTGGGAGCATATCAAAGATGAAGATATAAAGaaaactgctgcatccttttgTGGAGAGATCTGGCAAGTACCTCCAATGTTTTCTGCCATCAAA GTTGGAGGTGAAAAGATGTATGAGAAGGCAAGAAGAGGAGAAAGCATTGAGCTCTCACCCAGACGGATATCAATCTATCAGTTTGACATTGAGCGCAGCTTAGATGACAG ACAAAATTTGATTTTCCGGGTTACTTGCTCTAAAGGGACATATATTAGGTCTCTATGTGCAGATTTGGGGAAAGCTCTCGGCAG TTGTGCTCATTTAACTGCTCTTCGGAGAGATTCAATTG GGGAATATTCTGCAGATAATGCATGGGACTTCAAAGAGCTGGAAGATGCAATTACCAAAACTTATTTCTAG
- the LOC112185591 gene encoding uncharacterized protein LOC112185591, with translation MGSPTRVGNIRKPKEKMRFVATAFVAILFGFFLGVSFPTVSLTKMNLPSSLLPSIDLSYIEDKYSGFSTQALVNAWSSLKSNRDISVKHIPNDAKIWVPTNPPGAERLPPGIVESESDLYLRRLWGLPSEDLTIKPKYLVTFTVGLAQKQNINAAVKKFSENFTIVLFHYDGRTSEWDEFEWSKRAIHVSSRKQTKWWYAKRFLHPDIVASYEYIFIWDEDLGVEHFNAEEYIKLVRKHGLEISQPGLEPNNGLTWQMTKRRGHSEVHMQTEEKPGWCNDPHLPPCAAFVEIMAPVFSQDAWRCVWHMIQNDLVHGWGLDFALRRCVEPAHEKIGVVDAQWIVHQGVPSLGNQGQAGSGRAPWEGVRERCRREWTMFQARMVGAERAYFEEMGIDPPNSTAR, from the exons ATGGGCAGTCCCACACGCGT TGGGAATATAAGAAAACCCAAAGAGAAAATGAGGTTTGTTGCGACGGCTTTTGTGGCGATTCTGTTTGGCTTCTTTCTAGGAGTGTCATTTCCAACGGTTTCGTTAACTAAG ATGAATCTCCCATCCAGCCTTTTACCTTCCATTGATCTTTCATACATAGAGGACAAGTACTCGGGGTTCTCAACCCAAGCACTGGTGAATGCCTGGTCTTCTTTGAAGAGCAACAGAGATATCTCTGTAAAACACATCCCTAATGATGCAAAG ATTTGGGTTCCAACAAATCCTCCAGGGGCTGAAAGACTACCCCCTGGCATCGTAGAATCTGAGTCAGATCTATATCTTCGTCGATTATGGGGTCTGCCCAGTGAG GACTTAACCATCAAGCCAAAGTATCTTGTAACCTTTACTGTAGGCCTTGCtcagaaacaaaatataaatgCAGCAGTTAAAAAG TTCTCAGAGAATTTCACAattgttttatttcactatgaTGGTCGGACAAGTGAATGGGATGAGTTTGAGTGGTCAAAGCGGGCCATCCATGTGAGCAGTCGGAAGCAAACTAAATG GTGGTATGCCAAGCGTTTTTTGCATCCTGACATTGTGGCATCCTATGAATACATATTTATTTGGGATGAGGATCTCGGTGTGGAGCACTTTAACGCAGAGGA ATACATAAAACTAGTAAGGAAACATGGGTTGGAAATATCACAGCCTGGTTTAGAACCAAATAATGGGCTAACATGGCAGATGACAAAGCGGAGAGGTCATAGTGAAGTTCACAT GCAGACAGAGGAGAAACCTGGTTGGTGTAATGATCCGCATTTGCCGCCCTGTGCAGC GTTTGTAGAAATTATGGCGCCTGTATTTTCTCAGGATGCATGGCGTTGTGTTTGGCATATGATTCAG AATGACCTGGTCCATGGTTGGGGTCTGGATTTTGCTCTTAGACGCTGTGTAGAG CCTGCTCATGAGAAAATAGGAGTTGTAGATGCACAGTGGATTGTCCATCAAGGTGTTCCTTCACTTGGAAACCAG GGGCAAGCAGGGAGTGGGAGAGCGCCATGGGAAGGG GTGAGGGAGAGGTGTAGAAGAGAATGGACTATGTTTCAAGCACGAATGGTTGGTGCAGAGAGAGCATATTTTGAAGAAATGGGAATTGATCCCCCAAATTCAACAGCACGTTAG